Proteins encoded within one genomic window of Hevea brasiliensis isolate MT/VB/25A 57/8 chromosome 8, ASM3005281v1, whole genome shotgun sequence:
- the LOC110667504 gene encoding 22.7 kDa class IV heat shock protein, with the protein MKMVNPRFKNMSLLVGTLVFLGLMATQANALMPCKRSLWDMMLPSEDPFRILEQTPLTIPKGVEALALARADWKETPTSHVISLDMPGIKKDDIKIEVEENRVLRISGERKGEEEIQGEKWHRAERTNGKFWRQFRLPSNADLEHIKAHLEDGVLRITVPKFAEEQKRQPQVINIAEHGSSGQDIETTKAQM; encoded by the coding sequence ATGAAAATGGTTAACCCAAGATTCAAAAACATGTCTTTGCTCGTTGGAACACTTGTGTTTCTAGGCTTGATGGCCACCCAAGCCAATGCTCTAATGCCATGCAAAAGATCCCTATGGGACATGATGCTCCCATCAGAAGACCCCTTCAGGATTCTTGAACAAACCCCACTTACAATCCCAAAAGGGGTTGAAGCTCTTGCACTGGCAAGGGCAGATTGGAAAGAAACACCAACATCACATGTTATCTCCTTGGACATGCCAGGGATAAAGAAGGATGATATCAAAATTGAGGTGGAAGAGAATAGGGTGTTGAGGATAAGTGGAGAGCGGAAAGGAGAAGAAGAGATTCAAGGAGAGAAATGGCACAGAGCCGAAAGGACTAATGGCAAGTTCTGGAGGCAGTTTAGATTGCCTAGCAATGCAGATTTAGAGCATATTAAGGCTCATCTTGAAGATGGGGTGTTGAGGATTACTGTGCCTAAGTTTGCTGAGGAGCAGAAGAGACAGCCTCAGGTGATTAACATTGCTGAACATGGCTCTTCTGGTCAGGATATTGAGACTACAAAGGCTCAGATGTGA